A DNA window from Phragmites australis chromosome 11, lpPhrAust1.1, whole genome shotgun sequence contains the following coding sequences:
- the LOC133883838 gene encoding GATA transcription factor 15-like, with product MLHRCSSGSQQSIAAAPTMPSTTFSLFFPLPKGQWLAAEDEAACDDDHSSVTTSPSSSSTGSVDCTLSLGTPSSRRAAELAELTKRVVAQPAYPSVSAATVSWDVAADQSSYYCQGSKPAGGAAKGAMAYAGHDPLLLDRCCANCGTTSTPLWRNGPRGPKSLCNACGIRYKKEERRAAAMESGAAGCGYSAQGAQHGPSAAKASHGAASYGEGAFPCVGDADTDAPLLAWRLNVVAPAPAPSFAVWPERTSLFQYN from the exons ATGCTTCACCGTTGCAGCAGCGGAAGCCAGCAGAGCATCGCCGCAGCCCCAACCATGCCGTCCACCaccttctccctcttcttcccgcTGCCCAAGGGCCAGTGGCTGGCGGCGGAGGACGAGGCCGCCTGCGACGACGACCACAGCTCCGTCACCACCTCCCCGTCCTCGTCGTCCACGGGCTCCGTCGACTGCACGCTCTCGCTCGGGACGCCGTCGTCGCGCCGCGCCGCTGAGCTGGCGGAGCTGACCAAGCGCGTCGTCGCGCAGCCGGCGTACCCGTCCGTGTCAGCTGCCACCGTGTCGTGGGACGTTGCTGCTGATCAGTCCTCATACTACTGCCAGGGCAGCAAGCCCGCCGGCGGAGCAGCCAAGGGCGCCATGGCGTACGCCGGGCACGACCCACTGCTCCTGGACCGCTGCTGCGCCAACTGCGGCACCACGTCGACGCCTCTCTGGAGGAACGGCCCTCGCGGGCCCAAG TCCCTGTGCAACGCCTGCGGCATCAGGTACAAGAAGGAGGagcggcgcgcggcggcgatGGAGAGCGGCGCCGCCGGGTGCGGCTACAGCGCGCAGGGAGCGCAGCACGGGCCGTCAGCCGCGAAGGCTTCGCACGGCGCCGCGTCGTACGGCGAGGGGGCGTTCCCGTGCGTTGGCGACGCGGACACCGATGCGCCGCTCCTCGCGTGGCGGCTCAACGTCGttgcgccggcgccggcgccttcGTTCGCGGTGTGGCCGGAGCGTACCAGCCTGTTCCAGTACAACTAG